From one Thalassoroseus pseudoceratinae genomic stretch:
- the mobA gene encoding molybdenum cofactor guanylyltransferase, with protein sequence MSDRQRSQFGGIVLCGGRSQRMGRPKLSLPFGDETMLGRVVRVLSEVVTPIVVVAAVDQELPTLPSDVIITRDEQPDLGPLAGLAAGLKALPTGTPAAYASSCDVPLLKPEFISYLVNRFGDADVLMPREGKFHHPLAGVYRSTLEPTIREMLAHDQRRPVGLLERCRSVTIDVDELRAVDSELDSLRNTNTPEEYHAALMRAERDDS encoded by the coding sequence ATGTCGGATCGGCAGCGTTCGCAATTTGGCGGAATCGTGCTTTGCGGCGGACGCAGCCAGCGGATGGGGCGTCCCAAATTGAGTCTGCCGTTCGGTGACGAAACCATGTTGGGACGAGTTGTCCGCGTGCTGAGCGAAGTCGTCACGCCGATTGTGGTCGTGGCGGCGGTCGATCAGGAATTACCGACGCTCCCAAGCGATGTCATCATCACACGCGACGAACAACCCGATCTCGGTCCGCTTGCCGGTTTGGCCGCCGGTCTGAAGGCGTTGCCAACCGGAACTCCGGCGGCGTATGCCTCATCCTGCGATGTCCCACTGCTGAAACCGGAATTCATCTCGTACTTGGTGAACCGCTTCGGCGATGCTGACGTGCTGATGCCGCGAGAGGGGAAGTTTCATCATCCGTTGGCCGGTGTGTATCGTAGCACGTTGGAGCCAACGATCCGCGAAATGCTCGCGCATGATCAACGTCGACCAGTCGGGTTGTTGGAACGGTGTCGTTCGGTGACAATCGACGTGGACGAACTGCGGGCCGTCGATTCCGAACTCGATTCTCTCCGAAACACAAACACGCCCGAGGAATACCACGCCGCGTTGATGCGGGCGGAACGGGATGATTCATGA
- a CDS encoding YybH family protein: MQRLLRIQLLCVAVFGVCAVSSAEEADVRKTIAKYVKAFNEHDAATVKKFWAEDVSYTDHSTGEKSVGHDAIAKSIQDTLKANPETRMAVTIDDVRMIKSDIAIVDGLSSIFVPGTDPLETQFQMLLVKEDAGWVFQSVTESAVPTPQSASEALADLAWLVGTWEDVAEDHTVRTVTRWAPGGAFLVRSFTIVQSDDARRQGTQVIGWDANTQQIRSWTFNLDGSFGSGTWSRNDDDWLVQTTQTLADGRKASGTFVMTSQDEDTIEIQLIGHSIGGTPQPTKSAVKVSRVAESTAATDETVDVLPESGDSTADEEK; the protein is encoded by the coding sequence ATGCAACGGTTGTTGCGAATTCAATTGCTTTGCGTGGCGGTGTTTGGAGTGTGTGCGGTTTCATCGGCCGAGGAGGCGGATGTCCGGAAAACAATCGCGAAGTATGTGAAGGCGTTCAACGAACACGACGCCGCCACGGTCAAGAAATTCTGGGCCGAAGATGTCAGCTACACCGATCACAGCACCGGCGAGAAGTCCGTCGGTCACGATGCGATTGCCAAGAGCATTCAAGACACACTGAAGGCCAACCCAGAAACACGGATGGCGGTCACAATTGACGACGTTCGGATGATCAAATCCGACATCGCGATCGTGGATGGCCTCAGCAGCATCTTCGTGCCGGGAACTGATCCGCTCGAGACCCAATTTCAAATGCTTCTGGTGAAAGAGGACGCGGGTTGGGTGTTTCAGTCCGTGACCGAATCCGCAGTGCCCACACCGCAATCCGCCAGTGAAGCGTTAGCCGACTTGGCATGGCTGGTCGGAACTTGGGAAGATGTCGCGGAAGATCACACCGTGCGAACCGTCACCCGCTGGGCTCCCGGCGGAGCGTTCTTGGTTCGGTCTTTCACCATCGTTCAATCCGACGATGCCCGTCGACAAGGGACCCAAGTGATCGGTTGGGACGCGAACACGCAGCAAATTCGCTCGTGGACGTTCAATCTCGACGGAAGTTTCGGCAGTGGCACGTGGTCGAGGAACGATGATGATTGGTTGGTGCAAACCACCCAAACACTCGCCGATGGTCGGAAAGCATCGGGCACATTCGTCATGACGTCTCAAGATGAGGACACGATCGAAATCCAATTGATCGGCCACTCCATTGGCGGCACGCCCCAACCGACCAAGTCCGCGGTGAAGGTCAGTCGCGTTGCAGAATCAACTGCCGCGACCGATGAAACAGTCGACGTGCTTCCCGAATCCGGCGACTCAACTGCTGACGAGGAGAAATAA
- a CDS encoding mu-protocadherin- cell-suface protein — MTLRIALLVGLSLLLPTDVHAFGLRGRGGGGGGFRGGGGGGFRGGGGGFRSGGGGGIRSGGFQGGGGRSISNYRPSSRPSSPSLGSSRGNFSQRIPSSPSISRPTTRPSFERPSGGFNPSNRPTTLPGNIGSNRPDRPSRPTTLPGNINRPDIGNRPSLPNLGDRPNIGDRPNIGDRPGGINRPGNGDRPNIGDRPNIGDRPGVIDRPAFENRPGSGNRPSAGQLGDFLGMDRPLKPDGEFGDRRPDINIGDRNNRIGDRDNRVTDFGNRNNRITDRDNRVTDFGDRTNLNIGSGNRGDRTNINIGKINVGGNRVINNRPSWVNIDRNRINSINNRWSNQIGGLRNYGTRHPDRMRYWHNRGDYFRRSSWFRGYARGWFNRGWWDRHAHRWAGWHYGYRFNRYPWSYWWTVPTFAATVNWFTWSAPPAVWAEPIYYDYGTGGNVVYQDNSVYINGEQVATADEFAQSAAALATVEPPASQEEAEQTEWMPLGTFAVSSNEKEAKPSRAIQLAVSKTGIISGTLYNDQTDEAVSVQGQVDKETQRVAMRIGESDDVIVETGLYNLTQDDVPVLVHFGTDRVEDWLLVRLEDPESDADSNTDDGSDANSANTSN, encoded by the coding sequence ATGACACTTCGAATTGCATTGCTAGTCGGCTTGTCACTCCTTCTCCCGACCGACGTCCACGCCTTCGGACTGCGTGGCCGTGGTGGCGGAGGTGGCGGTTTTCGTGGAGGCGGAGGCGGTGGGTTCCGCGGAGGTGGTGGCGGGTTCCGTAGTGGTGGCGGAGGCGGTATCCGCAGTGGTGGTTTCCAAGGTGGCGGCGGTCGCAGTATCAGCAATTACCGTCCGTCGTCCCGACCGAGTTCACCAAGCTTGGGAAGTTCGCGAGGCAACTTCAGCCAGCGAATTCCCTCAAGTCCCAGTATCAGCCGTCCCACAACACGGCCGTCTTTTGAACGCCCCAGCGGTGGATTCAATCCATCTAATCGCCCCACGACGCTGCCAGGCAACATTGGCTCGAATCGGCCAGATCGTCCTTCGCGTCCAACCACACTGCCAGGCAACATCAATCGGCCAGACATCGGAAACCGCCCCAGCCTGCCAAACCTCGGCGACCGACCCAACATTGGGGACCGACCCAACATTGGGGACCGTCCCGGCGGGATCAATCGACCGGGTAACGGAGATCGTCCCAATATTGGTGATCGACCGAACATCGGAGACCGACCTGGTGTGATTGATCGGCCGGCGTTCGAGAATCGACCGGGAAGCGGAAACCGGCCATCCGCCGGACAACTCGGGGATTTTCTCGGCATGGATCGCCCATTGAAACCGGATGGCGAATTCGGAGATCGGCGACCGGACATCAACATCGGCGACCGCAATAATCGTATCGGTGACCGAGACAACCGCGTCACCGACTTCGGGAACCGAAACAACCGGATCACGGACCGAGACAATCGTGTCACCGACTTTGGAGACCGAACCAATCTCAACATTGGGTCCGGCAATCGCGGGGATCGCACGAACATCAACATTGGAAAGATCAATGTCGGTGGCAATCGTGTCATCAATAATCGCCCCTCCTGGGTGAACATTGATCGCAACCGCATCAACTCGATCAACAATCGTTGGTCGAACCAGATCGGCGGACTCCGAAACTACGGCACGCGCCATCCCGATCGTATGCGGTATTGGCATAACCGTGGCGACTACTTCCGACGTAGTTCTTGGTTCCGTGGTTATGCACGTGGTTGGTTCAATCGGGGATGGTGGGATCGGCACGCGCATCGGTGGGCGGGTTGGCATTACGGTTACCGATTCAACCGCTATCCGTGGTCTTACTGGTGGACCGTTCCCACGTTCGCGGCGACGGTGAATTGGTTCACATGGTCGGCTCCCCCAGCGGTTTGGGCAGAACCGATCTACTACGATTACGGAACCGGCGGCAACGTGGTCTATCAGGACAACAGTGTGTATATCAACGGTGAGCAAGTCGCGACAGCCGATGAATTCGCACAATCCGCCGCCGCACTCGCCACGGTCGAACCACCGGCTTCGCAGGAAGAAGCCGAACAAACCGAATGGATGCCGTTAGGAACATTCGCCGTTTCAAGCAACGAAAAGGAAGCAAAACCGAGTCGAGCAATTCAACTCGCGGTGTCCAAGACCGGCATCATCAGTGGAACGCTCTACAACGATCAAACCGACGAAGCGGTGAGCGTCCAAGGCCAAGTTGATAAGGAAACTCAACGGGTTGCCATGCGAATCGGCGAGAGTGACGATGTCATCGTCGAAACCGGTCTCTACAACCTGACTCAAGACGATGTCCCCGTGCTGGTTCATTTCGGAACCGATCGCGTGGAGGACTGGTTGTTGGTGCGATTGGAAGACCCTGAGTCAGATGCTGATTCCAACACCGATGACGGTTCCGACGCGAACTCCGCAAACACGTCCAACTAA
- a CDS encoding SpoIIE family protein phosphatase, which produces MKSFSIRHTAPAMLLVPVFVVAVALTWVATWQAGRLLQTLAGQVLDQTTDRVEQTVNSYLENAVLATGHAALKITSGELPADQPRRWRPELFDYLQAFPEINSVTFGNTQGDATWMIRYPGEKGYEYAILDEETNGELIEYRVSESGTVGEQISTYVYDPRQRPWYQAVVTVGGPTWSEPYSWVRGNGGQTTLGIAYARPIFNDNNDLVGVIESDISLTDVSRFLAQTPVFETGQAVLMDADRRLLGTSADAVVVSADGKRILASDSADPLISSVAKAMETHSSEHFVEKQFLEISGQEYRVETRPLGDPWGLNWTLTVIVPNEEIMAGVSDLRRQAWLIGGLVVLATLALGIWAAWTLVRPVTEIADAVRTIGEGNLDHAVEVRGHREFEQLSRELNQMSLALKDRMRLRHSLSLAMEIQQKLLPSSVPQVPGLEVAGHSTYCDETGGDYYDFLEVSETDSDELVVVLGDVMGHGVAAALLMATVRGILRSRAEDENSLGNWLTHINNLLVEDTGGERFMTMVLLLVDPATRRVRMASAGHDLPLVYFPNTDSFIELEDVGGLPLGLVSGESYREMKRTDLPPGTLVLVATDGLWESPNAAGEQYGKERICESMRAHAAKSADEIASRITEDLATFRGQAQQDDDITFVLVKFTQP; this is translated from the coding sequence GTGAAATCCTTTTCGATTCGCCACACGGCACCAGCCATGTTGCTGGTGCCGGTGTTTGTCGTTGCCGTTGCGCTCACATGGGTGGCCACTTGGCAAGCTGGTCGTCTTTTGCAAACGTTGGCCGGGCAAGTTCTCGATCAGACCACCGATCGCGTCGAGCAAACCGTCAACTCCTATCTCGAAAATGCCGTTCTCGCGACCGGCCATGCGGCGTTGAAAATCACCTCGGGCGAGTTACCCGCGGACCAACCTCGGCGTTGGCGACCGGAGTTGTTCGACTATCTCCAAGCATTCCCGGAAATCAATTCCGTGACCTTCGGGAACACGCAAGGAGACGCCACCTGGATGATCCGCTACCCCGGTGAAAAAGGATACGAATACGCGATCCTCGACGAAGAAACCAACGGGGAGTTGATCGAATATCGGGTGTCCGAGTCCGGCACTGTCGGCGAGCAGATTAGCACCTACGTTTACGATCCGCGTCAACGTCCGTGGTATCAAGCCGTTGTTACAGTTGGTGGACCGACTTGGAGTGAACCGTATTCGTGGGTGCGGGGAAACGGTGGTCAGACAACGTTAGGGATCGCGTACGCCCGACCGATTTTCAATGACAACAACGATCTCGTCGGCGTTATCGAGTCCGACATCAGCCTGACCGATGTCTCCCGATTCCTCGCTCAGACACCCGTGTTCGAGACGGGACAAGCAGTCCTCATGGACGCCGACCGGCGATTGCTCGGCACATCAGCCGATGCGGTTGTCGTCAGTGCGGATGGCAAACGGATACTCGCCAGTGATTCCGCAGATCCGCTGATCTCCAGCGTTGCAAAAGCGATGGAAACCCATTCCTCGGAACACTTCGTCGAGAAGCAGTTTCTCGAAATCTCAGGGCAGGAGTATCGCGTCGAAACTCGGCCCCTTGGCGATCCCTGGGGTCTGAATTGGACGCTCACGGTAATTGTTCCGAACGAAGAAATCATGGCTGGCGTGTCGGATCTGCGACGACAAGCCTGGTTGATCGGTGGACTGGTCGTGTTGGCAACACTGGCTCTGGGAATTTGGGCGGCATGGACCTTGGTGCGGCCGGTCACGGAAATTGCTGATGCCGTGCGAACGATTGGCGAAGGGAACCTCGATCATGCCGTCGAAGTCCGCGGTCACCGGGAGTTTGAGCAGCTCTCGCGGGAACTCAATCAAATGTCGCTCGCACTCAAGGACCGTATGCGTCTACGACATTCGTTGTCATTGGCGATGGAGATTCAACAAAAATTGTTGCCGTCATCGGTGCCCCAAGTTCCAGGGCTCGAAGTCGCCGGTCACAGCACATACTGCGACGAAACCGGCGGGGATTACTACGATTTTCTTGAAGTCTCCGAAACGGATTCCGATGAACTCGTGGTGGTGCTCGGTGATGTGATGGGGCATGGCGTGGCGGCTGCTTTGTTGATGGCGACCGTTCGAGGCATTCTGCGGAGTCGAGCGGAAGACGAAAACTCCCTCGGCAATTGGCTCACGCACATCAACAATTTGCTCGTCGAAGACACCGGCGGTGAACGTTTCATGACGATGGTCCTACTCCTCGTGGACCCAGCGACACGCCGCGTCCGCATGGCCAGCGCCGGGCATGACTTGCCGCTCGTCTATTTTCCGAACACCGATTCGTTCATCGAACTCGAAGATGTCGGCGGTTTGCCGTTGGGGTTGGTCAGCGGTGAGTCTTACCGGGAAATGAAGCGGACCGATTTGCCACCGGGAACGCTCGTTTTGGTGGCCACCGATGGACTGTGGGAAAGCCCTAACGCCGCCGGTGAGCAGTACGGCAAGGAGCGTATCTGTGAATCGATGCGTGCCCACGCCGCGAAGTCCGCCGATGAAATCGCGTCCCGAATCACGGAGGATTTAGCGACCTTCCGCGGGCAAGCCCAGCAAGACGACGATATCACATTCGTACTCGTCAAGTTTACGCAGCCATGA
- a CDS encoding DUF6797 domain-containing protein: MHSLQRSFALFLWLGFASVVSAQTLEQRLNAEATTNLAKAAMELGDAKRGAIVFHRVNVGCAKCHQVFESTPPNQTANNPSQPLGPNLSELGSRKDASVEHIVESILKPSEKIRPGFETVTVLKTDGTVLTGLKADADGSEFVRIRETTTNGITTIPRAEVDQVLESQKSIMPTGVVNTLASRQQFLDLVQYVIEIRDGGSARARELHPPAALIAFKLPEYENHVDHAGLIRNLDDDAFARGETIYNRLCINCHGNLERAGSLPTALRFGQGKFKNGSEPFTMYQTLTHGFGLMLPQTWMVPRQKYDVIHYIREKYLKRHNAEQYVSVTQPYLKSLPSGDTFGPEPVEFAPWQDMDYGRWMHNTIEVGRDKSNIAYKGIAVRLDPGPGGISRGNQWMMFDHDTMRFAAGWVHSPEQKTRFIDWQGIHFDGRHQAHPHAMGDVIFQNPTGPGWANPETNSFADTLRVQGRDGKRYGPLPKPWADYHGMYNTAVGPVFSYSVGGRRLLETVSSVPTASSDISPAMVRTLQLQPTDKPRTLLVATLPEGTVLDRTPLAQTVTIEPTDNATDTDQPEHSIHAGHFDGSQWLQVAKTFDTFNHDFTITASIKTKHDGVIVANTTPGPKWVPNGTVLFLRGGRLCYDIGWVGVVESRRKIADGQWHRVAVSWDAETELVQLFVDGQKVASRRMATKQPLKDAVLRIGFGAPNFPRQSAFEGSIRDVRFFDESLSEVAIGNLRNSKSSPIASWLTDAQTDPQKFPAKAVSNPVRKSQSANRLLAGFAGDGNGCHLEQQDERLVLVIPPSQEKRTLRVWTARPNNEKPIAEPVVSGIQNSIANATPNTALDELITKPAENPWPEVLKTTASLGEFNESGFAVDTLTAPDSNPWLARLRFSGLDFYADGDRLALCSWDGDVYEVSGLSQLQTDGTATLTWKRIAAGLFQPLGLKIVNGEIYLTCRDQLVILRDRNGDGATDFYECFNNDQQVTEHFHEFAMGLQRDANGNFYYAKSARHALEAVVPHHGTLLKVTPDGNATEILAFGFRAANGVCMNPDGSFVVTDQEGHWNPKNRINWVVEGGFYGNMYGYHDVTDSSDSAMQPPLCWITNSFDRSPAELLWSGANQWGNLRNTLLNLSYGYGKVFVVPHEHLDETGGVQGAMCQLPIDQFPTGTMRGRFHPGDGQLYVCGLFAWGSSQQMREGGLYRIRYSGSGAIMPIKVQTKPKTLSITFSDALAADVVSELERFQFQTWDLKRTKNYGSKHYNEQNREITSAVLSADRKTITLTIPELAPTWCYELQCRLRTPNGQTVSRTMHGTIHDVR, from the coding sequence ATGCACTCACTCCAACGCAGTTTCGCCCTTTTCTTGTGGCTTGGGTTCGCATCCGTGGTGTCGGCTCAAACGCTTGAGCAACGATTGAACGCGGAAGCTACCACGAACTTGGCGAAAGCGGCGATGGAGTTGGGCGATGCCAAACGCGGGGCGATCGTCTTTCATCGTGTGAATGTTGGCTGTGCGAAATGCCATCAGGTCTTTGAGAGCACACCCCCAAATCAAACCGCCAACAACCCATCGCAACCATTGGGACCGAACCTCAGCGAGTTGGGAAGCCGGAAGGATGCGTCGGTCGAGCACATTGTCGAATCTATTTTGAAACCGTCGGAGAAAATTCGCCCGGGGTTCGAGACGGTCACGGTTCTGAAGACGGATGGCACGGTTTTGACCGGTCTCAAGGCCGATGCCGATGGAAGCGAGTTCGTTCGAATTCGGGAGACGACGACCAACGGCATCACAACAATCCCACGTGCCGAAGTGGACCAAGTTCTCGAAAGCCAAAAGTCGATCATGCCAACTGGTGTCGTCAACACGCTGGCCAGTCGCCAGCAGTTTCTCGATTTGGTGCAGTATGTGATTGAGATTCGTGATGGCGGTTCCGCGAGAGCCCGTGAACTGCACCCGCCCGCCGCTTTGATCGCCTTCAAACTTCCCGAATACGAAAACCACGTCGATCATGCCGGTCTCATCCGCAATCTGGATGACGACGCGTTCGCACGTGGCGAGACAATCTACAACCGTCTTTGCATCAACTGTCATGGCAACTTGGAACGGGCGGGCTCGCTGCCGACGGCGTTGCGGTTTGGTCAAGGAAAGTTCAAGAACGGTTCCGAGCCGTTCACGATGTATCAGACCCTCACGCACGGCTTCGGTCTGATGCTGCCGCAAACATGGATGGTGCCTCGACAGAAATACGATGTCATCCACTACATCCGCGAGAAATATCTGAAACGACATAACGCGGAGCAGTACGTCAGTGTGACTCAGCCGTATCTCAAGTCGCTGCCGTCGGGCGACACGTTCGGTCCCGAACCAGTCGAGTTCGCTCCCTGGCAGGACATGGATTACGGCCGATGGATGCACAACACCATCGAGGTCGGCCGCGACAAATCGAACATCGCGTACAAAGGGATTGCGGTGCGGCTCGATCCCGGTCCCGGCGGCATTTCCCGTGGGAATCAATGGATGATGTTCGATCACGACACAATGCGGTTCGCCGCCGGTTGGGTGCATTCACCCGAGCAAAAAACTCGTTTCATTGATTGGCAGGGAATCCATTTCGACGGCCGTCACCAAGCCCATCCCCATGCGATGGGTGATGTGATTTTTCAGAATCCGACCGGTCCTGGTTGGGCCAATCCGGAAACGAATTCGTTCGCGGACACGCTGCGGGTTCAAGGTCGAGACGGCAAACGTTACGGTCCGCTTCCGAAGCCATGGGCCGACTATCACGGCATGTACAATACTGCAGTTGGTCCCGTGTTTTCTTACAGCGTTGGTGGCAGACGTCTTCTCGAAACGGTGAGTTCCGTGCCGACCGCAAGTTCGGACATCTCTCCGGCGATGGTCCGCACGTTGCAACTACAACCAACCGACAAGCCACGCACGCTGCTGGTCGCCACACTTCCCGAGGGAACCGTTCTCGACCGCACACCGTTGGCACAGACCGTTACGATCGAACCGACCGACAACGCTACCGACACGGATCAGCCAGAGCATTCGATTCACGCTGGTCATTTTGATGGTTCGCAATGGTTGCAGGTCGCAAAGACGTTCGACACGTTTAATCATGATTTCACAATTACGGCGAGCATCAAAACGAAACATGATGGCGTGATCGTCGCCAACACCACGCCCGGCCCGAAATGGGTCCCGAACGGCACCGTGTTGTTCTTGCGAGGCGGACGGTTGTGCTACGACATCGGTTGGGTCGGCGTGGTCGAGTCACGACGCAAAATCGCCGACGGCCAGTGGCATCGCGTGGCTGTCAGCTGGGACGCCGAGACCGAACTCGTTCAGTTGTTCGTCGATGGTCAGAAAGTGGCATCGCGCCGAATGGCCACGAAACAACCGTTGAAAGATGCCGTGCTCCGCATTGGATTTGGTGCGCCAAACTTCCCTCGGCAATCCGCTTTTGAAGGTTCAATTCGCGACGTGCGATTCTTCGATGAATCTTTGAGCGAGGTCGCCATCGGAAACCTACGGAACTCGAAGTCCTCACCGATCGCAAGCTGGCTGACGGATGCCCAAACCGACCCCCAAAAATTCCCGGCCAAAGCGGTTTCCAATCCGGTCCGAAAGTCTCAATCGGCAAACCGTTTGCTCGCGGGCTTTGCGGGTGATGGGAATGGTTGCCACCTGGAACAGCAAGACGAGCGGTTGGTGCTGGTGATTCCACCGTCACAAGAAAAACGGACGCTCCGCGTGTGGACGGCACGCCCGAACAACGAAAAACCGATTGCGGAACCCGTCGTCTCCGGCATTCAGAATTCCATTGCGAACGCGACGCCCAACACGGCGTTGGATGAACTCATCACGAAACCGGCGGAGAATCCTTGGCCGGAAGTGCTCAAGACAACCGCAAGTTTGGGTGAGTTCAACGAAAGTGGCTTCGCCGTCGATACGTTGACCGCCCCCGACTCGAATCCCTGGTTGGCACGACTCCGTTTCTCCGGTTTGGATTTCTACGCCGACGGTGATCGGCTTGCGCTTTGCTCGTGGGATGGCGACGTCTACGAAGTCTCCGGCTTATCGCAACTCCAAACTGACGGAACCGCGACGCTGACTTGGAAACGAATTGCAGCGGGTTTGTTTCAGCCGTTGGGACTGAAAATCGTGAATGGAGAAATCTATCTCACGTGTCGCGATCAGCTTGTCATTCTTCGTGACCGCAACGGCGATGGTGCAACCGATTTCTACGAATGTTTCAACAACGATCAACAAGTGACCGAACATTTCCATGAATTCGCCATGGGACTGCAACGTGACGCGAACGGGAATTTCTACTACGCCAAGTCGGCTCGTCACGCGTTGGAAGCCGTCGTGCCGCATCATGGAACGTTGTTGAAAGTCACGCCGGATGGCAACGCGACAGAGATTCTCGCATTCGGGTTTCGAGCGGCGAACGGGGTTTGCATGAATCCCGATGGTAGCTTTGTCGTCACCGATCAAGAGGGACATTGGAACCCGAAAAACCGCATCAATTGGGTGGTGGAAGGTGGGTTCTACGGAAATATGTACGGCTATCACGACGTGACCGACTCCTCCGATTCCGCCATGCAACCGCCGTTGTGCTGGATCACCAATTCCTTTGACCGATCGCCTGCGGAGTTGTTATGGTCCGGCGCGAACCAGTGGGGCAACTTGCGGAACACCTTGCTGAATTTGTCCTATGGGTATGGAAAGGTGTTCGTCGTACCGCACGAACATCTCGACGAAACCGGCGGCGTGCAGGGCGCGATGTGCCAATTGCCGATCGATCAATTCCCCACCGGCACCATGCGAGGGCGGTTTCATCCTGGTGATGGCCAACTCTATGTGTGCGGTTTGTTCGCGTGGGGCAGCAGCCAACAAATGCGGGAAGGCGGATTGTATCGCATTCGGTATTCCGGTTCCGGTGCGATCATGCCCATCAAGGTTCAAACAAAACCGAAGACCTTATCCATCACTTTCAGCGACGCTTTGGCGGCGGATGTCGTCTCGGAACTTGAGCGGTTTCAATTCCAAACCTGGGATTTGAAACGCACGAAGAATTACGGCTCGAAACATTACAACGAACAGAATCGTGAGATCACTTCAGCAGTCCTTTCGGCCGATCGAAAAACCATCACGTTGACCATCCCGGAGTTGGCACCGACCTGGTGTTATGAACTGCAATGCCGATTGCGAACACCCAACGGGCAAACGGTCTCACGGACAATGCACGGCACGATTCACGATGTTCGTTGA